Below is a genomic region from Cetobacterium somerae ATCC BAA-474.
AACATAGCCATTTATCTCTTTCTCATCAAACTTAGGAAATTTTTTAACAATAGAAACATTAGTTGTAACAGTACCTGCAACTCCTATAATTTTAAAGTTATTACCTTCAAATTTAATTAATTCGTTAAAAAATCCTTTTAAATAGTTACGAGCAGATAAAAGAGTTTCCTCATTATAGTTTTCATCTGAAAAAAACATCTCTGTTAATTTAACAACTCCAATGGGGAAACTTTTGATATAGTCAATTCCATTGTAATCACCAATGGTAATTTCACTACTACCGCCTCCTACATCAATAGTTGCTATTTTTTCTCTATAGATATTGCTATTTCCATTAAAACTTAATTTTGCTTCAATCTCTCCAGGAATAACTAAAGTATTTATATCAAATTCATTTTTTATTCCTTGAACAAACATACTACCATTACTAGCTTCTCTTGTAGCAGCAGTGGCAAATGCAATAAGCTCAGTTACACCCATAGAATCAGCTTTTTCTTTAAATCTTTTAATAATATAGTATGTTTTTTCAATAGATTCTTTCGAAAGAACACCAGTTTGATTAAGGTTCTTTCCTAATCTAGAAACTTCTAAATCCTTATATAATGGTGTAATAATCTCTATTTTATTATCAGTTTTTTCAATCTCTGCAATAAAAAGTCTACACGAGTTAGTTCCTATATCTATAACACCTTTTAAAATTCTATTTTTAAAAGAGTGGTTAACTTCAGAGATAACTTCTTTAGAAATTGGCATATTTTCAAGAGTTCCATTTTTATCAATAATAAATTTAATTTTATCATGGGTATTTTTTTTATCTTTTTTCATAACATTTATTAAAGTTTCTTCCTCTATATATATAGGAGTAGGATCAATTTTATAAAGACTGAAAAGTTCTTTGATAGAATTAATGTATTCTTCTGTAGCAAAACCTAAAAATTTAGAGATTTGCATTTCAAAAAGTATACCTTTAGCTACTCCTTCGCCGTGAGAGATATGTTGATAATCAAAAAGAGTTTCTAAAGCATGGCCATAAGTATGACCTAGATTTAAGAAGGCACGATCACCTTTCTCAAATTCATCTTTTTCAACAAACTCTTTTTTTATTTTACAAGATTCATAAATCATTTCAATTAAAACTTCAGGTTTTAACTTTAAAATATCTCTATATGACTCAATTAAGAAGTTAAAATAACTTTTATCTTTTGCGATGATACTATGCTTAATAACCTCTCCCATACCTGATTTAAATTGGCATAAAGGTAGAGTTTTTAAAAAATTAATATCTATAATAACTCCAATAGGTTGTTTAAAAGAACCAATTAAGTTTTTTCCAAGAGAGTGATTAATAGCAACCTTACCTCCAATACTAGCATCAACTTGAGCTAATAAAGAAGTGGGAACTTGTAAAAAATCAAGACCTCTCATAAAGGTAGAAGCAATGAATCCTCCTAAATCGCAAACAACTCCACCACCAACACATATGATTAAAGAGTTTCTAGAAAAATTATTCTCTATTAAAAATGAAAAAATTTCCATAGAAGTTTCCATATTCTTATATATTTCACCGTCTTCAATTTTATAGACATAGGTTTTTTTCTTTGGAAGATTACTTAAAATCTTTTGACCATAAAGTTCACCTATAGTTTTATTTGTAAGTAGTAGTATTTTGTCATAATTTTCAGTAAAATCATTAAGTCTATCTATTGTATTTTGTCCAATAAAAATGTCGTATGAATTTATAGAAGTCTTCATAACTAAATTTTTCATAATATTGGTCTCCTTTTGTTTAATTTTCTATAGTTAAAGTATAATATTTTTATAAAAAAAAAGCAAATTTACCAAAAAAATGTTTGCAGAAAAAACAAAAAATATTATAATAAGAACATATAAATGATTTTGGAGGGGAAAATGAAAAGGAAAGTCTTATTTTTTACAGCATTGAGTGTACTAGCGTTTGGTCAAAGTGAGAAATCTTATATTGGAAAAGGAAATGGTTATGGTGGTGAGTTAAAAGTAAATGTAAAAACAAAGGGGGAAGAGATTGTTGATTTAGAATTAATATCTCATAAAGAAACATCACCAGTTGTAAAAAGAGCATTTCCTGTTATTAAGGAGAGAATTATAGAAGCACAAAGTCCTATTGTAGATAATGTATCAGGGGCAACTTATACATCTTTTGGAGTAAAAAGA
It encodes:
- the aroB gene encoding 3-dehydroquinate synthase, with translation MKNLVMKTSINSYDIFIGQNTIDRLNDFTENYDKILLLTNKTIGELYGQKILSNLPKKKTYVYKIEDGEIYKNMETSMEIFSFLIENNFSRNSLIICVGGGVVCDLGGFIASTFMRGLDFLQVPTSLLAQVDASIGGKVAINHSLGKNLIGSFKQPIGVIIDINFLKTLPLCQFKSGMGEVIKHSIIAKDKSYFNFLIESYRDILKLKPEVLIEMIYESCKIKKEFVEKDEFEKGDRAFLNLGHTYGHALETLFDYQHISHGEGVAKGILFEMQISKFLGFATEEYINSIKELFSLYKIDPTPIYIEEETLINVMKKDKKNTHDKIKFIIDKNGTLENMPISKEVISEVNHSFKNRILKGVIDIGTNSCRLFIAEIEKTDNKIEIITPLYKDLEVSRLGKNLNQTGVLSKESIEKTYYIIKRFKEKADSMGVTELIAFATAATREASNGSMFVQGIKNEFDINTLVIPGEIEAKLSFNGNSNIYREKIATIDVGGGSSEITIGDYNGIDYIKSFPIGVVKLTEMFFSDENYNEETLLSARNYLKGFFNELIKFEGNNFKIIGVAGTVTTNVSIVKKFPKFDEKEINGYVLTKMDLEENLYLFLSKTLEDRKKIIGLEPNRADVIIAGNLILLTLLDILNKNSITVSTVDNLEGGMVLNI